AACTGCATGAGGGCGTCGTTCGCCACCATGCCGCCGTCGACCTTGAGCTCGGTGAGGTCCACACCGGCGTCGGCGTTGACCGCATCGAGCACGTCGCGCGTCTGGAAGGCGACGGCCTCCAGCGCGGCGCGCGCGATGTGGTTCTTGTTCGCGTAGCGGGTGAGGCCGACGATCGCCCCGCGAGCGTCGGGGCGCCAGTACGGCGCGAAGAGACCCGAGAACGCCGGGACGATGTACACACCGCCGTTGTCCTCCACCTGGCTCGCCAGCTCCTCGACCTGGGGGGCCGAGTCGATGATGCCGAGCTGGTCGCGCAGCCACTGGATCAGCGATCCGGTGACGGCGATCGAGCCCTCAAGCGCGTAGTGCGTCGGTCCGTCGCCCAGCTTGTAGCCGACGGTCGTCAGCAGTCCGTTCTTGGAGTGCACGACCTCCTCACCCGTGTTGAAGATGAGGAAGCAGCCGGTGCCGTAGGTGTTCTTGCTCTCGCCCGTGTTGAACGCCGCCTGACCGAACGTCGCCGCCTGCTGGTCGCCCAGGATGCCGGCGATCGGCGTCTCGCGCAGCAGGGAGGAGCTCTCCGCCACGCCATACACCTCGGAGGACGAACGGATCTCGGGCATCATCGACCGCGGGACGCCGAAGGCCTCGAGGATGTCGTCGCGCCATTCGAGCGTCTCGAGGTCCATGAACATCGTGCGCGACGCGTTGGTCACGTCCGTGGCGTGCACGCCGCCGTCGACGCCGCCGGTGAGGTTCCAGAGCACCCAGCAGTCGGTCGTGCCGAAGAGCAGGTCGCCGGCCTCTGCCTTCTCGCGTGCGCCCTCGACGTTCTCCAGGATCCAGGCGATCTTGGTGCCGGAGAAGTAGGTCGCAAGAGGAAGGCCGACCACCGGCTTGAACCGCTCGACGCCTCCGTCGGCCGCGAGGCGGTCGACGATCTCCTGCGTGCGGGTGTCCTGCCACACGATGGCGTTGTACACGGGCTTACCGGTGTTCTTGTCCCACACGACGGCGGTCTCGCGCTGGTTCGTGATGCCCACTGCCGCGATGTCGTGGCGGGTGAGATCTGCGCGGCTCAACGCGAGGCCGATGACCTCCTGCACGTTGCGCCAGATCTCCAGCGCGTCGTGCTCGACCCAGCCGGCCTTCGGAAGGATCTGCTCGTGCTCCTTCTGTCCGGTCGCGACGATGCTGCCCTTCTTGTCGAAGATGATCGCGCGGCTGGACGTGGTTCCCTGATCGATGGCGATGATGTAGTCAGCCATGGGTGTTCTCCTTTGAAGTCAGGATGCTGTTCGAAGTGGTCAGGCTGAGGATCGTCAGGCCAGGTGCAGCAGCACGGGCGAGGCGAGCGCGGCAAGCGCGCCACCGATGAGCGGGCCGACCACGGGCACCCAGGAGTATGCCCAGTCGCTCGACCCCTTGCCCTTGATGGGGAGGATGGCGTGCGCGATGCGCGGACCCAGGTCACGTGCCGGGTTGATGGCGTACCCGGTGGGACCACCGAGCGACGCGCCGATGGCGACGACGACCAGTGCGACCGGAAGCGCGGTGAGCGGGCCGAGGCCTCCGGGGGTTCCCACCTCGATGTCGCCGTAGTCCGCGAAGGCGAAGATCACGAAGACCAGCACGAACGTGCCCACGATCTCGGTGACGAGGTTCCAGCCGTACGAGCGGATGGCGGGTCCGGTGGAGAAGACGCCGAGCTTGTTCGCGGCATCCGGCTCCTCGTCGAAGTGCTGCTTGTACGCCAGCCAGCACACGATGGCGCCGACGATCGCACCGACGAGCTCGGCCGCGGTCGCGACGAGGAAGGCGCTGAATGTGATCTTCTGAGCGATGAGGAGACCGATGCCGACGGCGGGGTTGAGGATCGCGCCGGAGTACGCCGAAGCGAGCACACCGGCGAAGACCGCGAGGCCCCATCCCCAGTTGACCATCAGGAAGCCGCCGCCGAAGCCCTTGTTCTTCGTCAGCGCGACGTTGGCGACCACGCCGCATCCGAGCAGGACGAGCATCGCGGTTCCTACGAACTCCGAGAGGAAGTAGAGACCGAGGTTCACTTCAGTCATGTCTTCATTGACCTTTCTTGCGTGTCGGGGCCCCTCAGCCCCGGCACCTGTTATGGGAGTACGCCTCGAGGAGGGTGGCGGTCGGAGGTCCCGTCAGCCGCGGGTGCGGGACGGGATGTGAAGTCCGTGGCGTTCGTTCAGCAGCAGCCGGGTCTGCTCGACCTCGGCGTCGTGCCGCTCGCGGTCCCACCCCAGGAGCGGCGCGAGGGCGTCGCCCAGCTCGTCGAGGACCGCCGCATCGACGTTCCCCGTGAACGCGATGCTCGTCCGGCGCAGCACGACGTCCTGCAGCCGCGCGACCATCTCGTGCTGCACCATCCACTCGAGCTCGCGCGTGGAGAGGGCACCGCTCGCGAGCGGGGAGTCCGGCCCCTGCTCGACGAACTGCCAGACCTCGGCGGCACGCGTGCCGTAGCGCTGGAGCAGCAGATCGGCGCGTTCTCCCGCGCCGGGGAGGTTCTCCTGGATCCATGCGCGCCGCGCCTTCTCGGTGCGGGGGAAGTCACGGCCTCCGCCGATGGCGCGACCGGCCGTGGAGACGGTGCGCGAGCGCCCGATCAACCCCAGCACCACGTTCGAGAGAGACTCGCCGAGCGCACGGAAGGTCGTCCACTTGCCGCCGACGAGGCTGACCAGGGGGACGGCCCCCTTCTCGTCGACCTCGATGCGGTAGTCGCGCGACACGAAGCCAGGTGCGGTGTCCTCATGCCGGGGGAGCGGACGGATGCCGGAGAAGTTGAAGACGATCTGATCGCGCGACACCGAGATCTGCGGGAACACGTGGTGGATGAGGTCGAAGAAGTAGTCGATCTCCTCCTCGGTGCACACCGGGACCTCGCGCGGGTCGGCGTCGATGTCCGTGGTGCCGACGAGCACGCGCCCCTTCAGCGGGTAGATGAGGACGATGCGCCCGTCGGAGTGCTCGAAGAAGATCTCCCGACCCCGCGTGGCCTCGAGCAGCTCGGGGTGGTCGAGGACGATGTGGGAACCCTTGGTGCCGCCCATGAATCGGGTGAGCTCGCCGAGGGCGTCGTTCGTGAGATCGGTCCACGGACCCGACGTGTTGACGACCACGTCCGAGGCGACGGCGAACTCCGTGCCGCTTTCGCGGTCGCGCAGCAGAACCTTGTCTCCGTCACGGCCGATCGCCTCGACGTAGTTGAGGGCGATCGCACCCGGGTGGGCGGCTCGTCCGTCCTGCAGCACGTCCAGGGCCAGACGCTCGGGGTCATGCATCGACGCGTCGTAGTAGGTGGCGGTGTACTTGATCTTCGGGTCGAGCGCCGGAAGCTCGGCGAGCGACTTCTTGCGGCCGAGGAACCGGTGACGGGGGACGGTCCCGCCGTCACGGGAGAACGTGTCGTAGATCGTGAGCCCGACCTTGATGAGGAACGCGCCGCGCTCCTTCGGCTTGCCGCTCTTGTGGGTGAGGAACCGCAGAGGCGCTGAGAGGATCCCCGAGAAGGTCGAGTAGATCGGGATGGTCGTCTGCAGCGGCTTGACGTAGTGCGGCGCGATCTTGAGGAGCCCGTTGCGCTCTTCGACCGACTCGCGCACCAGGCGGAACTCGCCGTTCTCGAGATAGCGGATGCCGCCGTGGATCATGTGGCTCGACGCCGACGACGCGCCCGACGCGAAGTCGCCTCGTTCGACGAGCACGACATCGACTCCCTGAAGAGCGAGGTCGCGGAACGTGGAGATGCCGTTGATCCCGGCACCGATGATGAGGACGCTGGTGCGCCCGGCCTCGCGAACGGCGCGGACCTCTGCGCGCTCCGGCGATGAGTGTGTCGACTCGATCATCTTCGACCTCTCTTCTCTGCTTGCCCCCAGCATCGACCCGACGAGCCGTTACGCGCAAGCCCGCTGCACATATGTGCAAGTATCGATTCCGGAGGACGACTCATGGCTCACTCAGACGCACGTTCGCGGGATTCGAAGGTGGTCGCGGCGCTCACCGCGGCGCAGCTGTACTACATGCAGGACAAGACGATGGAGGTCATCGCGCAGGAGCTCGGGACCTCGCGCTCGTCCGTCTCGCGGCTGCTGAGCTTCGCGCGCGAGACGGGGCTCGTGGACATCCGTATCAATTCACCCCTTGAGCGGCTCGGGATGCTGGAGCAGCGCATCCGCGATCGGCACAGGGTGGTCGCGCACGTGGTGCCGATGCCGGAGATCGTCAGCGAGATGGAGCGGCTCGAGCGCGTCGCCCTCACGGCAGGGCGCCTGCTGTCCCAGTTCGTGGACTCCAACATGATCATCGGCGTCGCCTGGGGCTCCACGATCAGTGCCGTGAGCCGCGCCCTCACACAGAAGGAGACGCACAACACCACGATCGTCCAGCTCAACGGCGCGGGCAACACCCAGACCAGCGGGGTCGAGTACTCCAGCGACATCCTGCAGCGCTTCGGCAGCGCATTCGGCGCCCAGGTGCAGCAGTTCCCCGTGCCGGCCTTCTTCGACGATCCGTCGACGCGTGAGGCGATGTGGCGGGAGCGCAGCACGTTGCGCGTGCTCGACCTCCAGTCCAAGATGGACATCGCCGTGTTCAGCCTCGGATCGCCGGCTGCCGAAGTGCCGAGCCGCGTGTACGTCGGCGGCTACCTCGGGCGCGACGACTATCGCAGTCTTCGGGAGGACCACGCGATCGGCGACGTCGCGACCGTGTTCTTCCGCGCCGACGGCTCGTGGCGCGACATCCGGCTCAACGCTCGGGCCACGGGACCCGGCCTCGACAGGCTGCGCCGGGTGCCGCGGCGCGTCTGCGTCGTGTCCGGCATCCCGAAGCTCGTGAGCCTGCGCGCCGCCATCGCGGCCGATCTCATCACCGACGTCGTGCTCGATGAGGGGTTGGCCAGGCAGCTCGCGGAGGAGTGACTCATTCGTCCGGGAGGGACGCCTCGGGGCCGGAGCGGAACTCGCGGATGAGGTGATGCACGACCGCGGTGAGGTCGCCGCCGGCGGCATCGGCCACCGCGAGCTGCCGGGCGTAGCTCGCACCGTCCTCCAGGATGCGGCCGATGCTGCGGAACTCCGCCGCACACCCGAGGTCGGTCGCGACGGGGGCGAGTTCTTCCAAGGTCTCGGTGAGGTGCTCGCGCACCGGGCGCTGCGTGCCCGCTCTGTCGACGATCACCCTCGCGTCGACGCCGTAGCGCGCGGCCCTCCACTTGTTCTCCCGGTGGAACCAGGCCGGGAGCTCATCGAGGCTGCGTCCCTCGTCGAGCGCACGGGAGAAGTGCTCGACGAGAACCTGGACGAGGGCCGCCACCGCGGCCAGCTCCGGCAGTGTGGAGAGCCCATCGCAGGCGCGCACTTCGATCGTGCCCCAGCGCGGGGCCGGGCGGATGTCCCAGCGGACCTCGGACGCATCAGCCATCACGCCTGTGCGGACCATGTCGTCGAGGTAGGTCTCGAACTCCGACCATTCGTGCAACGGCCAGGGCAGCCCCGCCGTGGGGAGCTGTTGGAAGACGAGCGCCCTGTTCGACGCGTATCCCGTGCGCTCACCAGCCCAGAAGGGACTCGACGCGGCCAGCGCCTGGAGGTGCGGGAGATAGGCGGCGAGGGCGTTGATGATGGGGAAGACCTTGCGCTGGTCCTCGACGCCGATGTGCACGTGGATGCCCCAGATCATCATGTTGCGGCCCCACCACTGCGTGCGCTCGATGAGCTTGTGGTAGCGGGTCTTGTCGGTGACCTGCTGGTCGTACCACTGCGCGAACGGGTGGCTGCCGGCGGAGAGGAGCTCGATGCCCGCCGGATCCGTCGCCGCACGCACTGCGGCGATCGCCCTGCCGATGTCGTCCACGGCATCCGAGACAGACGCTCCGACCCCGCTCGTCACCTCGATGGTGTTGGTGAGCAGCTCGCCGGTGACCGTGTGCCGCTCGTCCTCGCTCTCCGCCTCCAAGGCATCGAGCAGTTCGGGGGCGCGGCCGACGAGGTCGCCGCTCGCCGGATCCGCGAGCATGATCTCCCACTCCAGGCCGACGGTGGAGCGGGCGGAGGGCGCGAATTCGAGCGTCACGAGCACAGTCTCGCACGCGGCAGCCGCGACACGGCAGCCGTCGTGTCGCCAGGTTTCGCGCCCGTGCCCGGCATCTGGCAGAATAGAGGGTCGGACGACGTGCTCGACCCTCTATCCAGCACTCATCCTCCCTTTCAGAGCTTCCGCCGGGTGTGCACCCCACGCTCCAGGCGACCGGTTCGTTTCCTTCCACACCATTCAGGAGAATCGTGGCTGTCAAGATTCGTCTCAAGCGCCTGGGCAAGATCCGCGCGCCTTACTACCGCATCGTCGTCGCCGACTCGCGCGCCAAGCGCGACGGTCGCGTGATCGAGGAGATCGGCAAGTACCACCCGACCGAGGAGCCCTCGTTCATCGAGATCGACTCCGAGCGCGCCCAGTACTGGCTGTCCGTCGGTGCACAGCCGACCGAGCAGGTCACCGCGCTGCTGAAGATCACCGGCGACTGGGGCAAGTTCAAGGGCGACAAGGACGCGAAGTCCACCCTCAAGGTCGCCGAGGAGAAGGCTGCGTTCGAGGCCGACGCCTCCAAGAAGTCGGTCATCAAGCCCAAGGCGGAGAAGAAGGAGGAGGCTCCCGCTGAGGAGGCTCCCGCCGCCGAGGCCGACGCGGAGGCCGCTGAGGCTCCCGCCGCCGACGCCGAGTAATCCGTCGTGCTCGCCGCCGCGCTCGAACACATCGTCAAGGGGATCGTCGATCACCCCGACGAGGTGCGCATCACCGAATCCACGTCGCCGCGAGGCGAACTGCTCGAGGTGCGCGTGCACCCCGACGACCGTGGACGCGTGATCGGGCGCGGCGGCCGCACCGCGAAGGCCCTGCGCACGCTCATCTCCGCCCTGGCGGATGGGCGGCGTGTCCGCGTCGATGTCGCGGATGACTGACGTGGTGTCCAGAGAACGAAACCAGGGCAAGAACCAGCTGCGCGTCGGGCGCCTCGTCAAGGCCCACGGCCTCAAGGGCGCGCTCAAGCTGGAGCTGTACACCGACAACCCGGAGCGGCGCTTCGTCCCGGGCGCCGAGTTCACGTTGCAGGTGCCAGAGGCATCTCCGTGGCACGGCAAGACCGTCACCGTGCGGGACTACCGGGTGATGAACGGCAACTCGGTCGTGTTCTTCCAGGGTGTCGACGACCGCACCGCCGCCGAGAGCCTCGTCCGTGCGATCCTGTGGATCGATCAGGACGCCGCTGAGATCGACGTCGAGGACAACGCGTGGTTCGACCACCAGCTGGTGGGACTCGACGTGGTCCGCGACGAGGTGGTCGTCGGACGGGTGGTCCGGGTGGACCACCTCCCCGCACAGGATCTGCTGATCGTGAAGACCGGTGACCAGGAGATCATGGTCCCCTTCGTGGAGGCCATCGTCCCCACCGTCGACATCGCAGCCGGCCGCTTGGTCGTCACGCCGCCGGCGGGGCTCTTCGAGGAACTGCCGGATGCCGATGACGTCCCGGCGGCGGACGACGACGCTGCCACCGCGGACGCGCCCGAGTGACCGCTGATACGGTTCCCCCGTGCGCATCGACGTCGTCTCCATCTTCCCGTCGTACTTCGACGGCCTGACGCTCTCCCTTCTCGGTAAGGCGCAGGACGCAGGCATCCTCGACCTCTCCGTTCGCGACCTGCGCGACTGGACGCACGATCGGCACCGCACCGTCGACGACACACCCTACGGCGGCGGCGCAGGCATGGTCATGAAACCGGAGCCGTGGGGACTCGCTCTCGATGAGCTGGCGGGCGCGTCGGAGCGCCCGACGATCATCTTCCCGTCTCCGGCGGGGGAGGTGTTCGCGCAGGCGACCGCCAGGGAGCTCGCGACGAGAGACCACCTGGTCTTCGGATGCGGTCGGTACGAGGGCATCGACGAGCGGGTGTTCGAGTACGCCTCGGAGCTGGGCGAGGTGCGCCTCATCAGCCTCGGCGACTACGTCCTCAACGGGGGCGAGGTCGCGACGATGGCGATGATCGAGGCCATCGGACGCCTCCTCCCCGGCGTGGTGGGAAATCCGGAGAGCCTGGTCGAGGAGTCGCACGAAGACGGCCTGCTCGAGTACCCCTCGTACACGAAGCCCTCGGTGTGGCGCGAGCGCGCCGTTCCCGAGGTGCTGCTGAGCGGGAATCACGGCGCGATCGCCTCCTGGCGCCGTGAGCAGCAGATCGAGCGCACGCGTCGTCGTCGGCCGGATCTTCTCAGCTAGAGCATCCGCTCCGTCCCGCGGTCGATCTCGAAGACGATGCTGTGCGGATGCCTGAGGGCGAGCGCACCAGCGGGATCCAGCCCGCGGAGTTCGGCGCGCAGCATCCGCCCGATCATCTCGTGTGCGATGAGGAGGGGAGTGCCGGACGAAGCCCACCCGCATGCGGAGAGCGCGCGTCGCGCGCGTGCACGCGCCTGGGCATAGCTCTCGCCGCCGGGGAATGCCCAGCCATACCGGTTCGCCGCACGGTCTGCCCTGGCCGTCGGATAGATCTGGTCGATCTCGTCCCAGGTCATGCCCGCCATATCGCCGTGGTGCACCTGGGCGAGCTCCGGCACCTCGACGAGTTCGGCCCCGAGCCGATCGGCGATGATGGTCGCCGTGTGCAGGGCACGGCCGAGCGGGCTCGAGCACACCGTGACGATGCCTCTGCCGGTCAGCAGGAGAGCGGTCGTCTCGGCCTGGCGGATGCCGTCGTGTGTGAGGGCCGAGTCGAGCTGTCCCTGCAGCCGGTGCTGGAGGTTCCACTCGGTCTGGCCGTGCCTCGCGAGGAAGAGGCGTTCCGGCACATGACGGTCCTCCGGGATCATCCACTCAATATGGCACACCGCCATGGTCCGCCGTTGGCGTCTTGCATGACAGCCGCTGCTAACGTCGGATCATGGCGCACGAGACGCTGGCCCGCTCCTTCGAGGGCATCGGAGCCGAGTACGACCGCTTCCGGCCTGGCTTCCCGGACGGGGCGTTGCACGCGGTGCTGCCGGAGCGCGTCGGACGGGTCTTGGATCTCGGGGCGGGGACGGGCAAGTTCACGCGGCTCCTCGTGCCGTGGGCCGATGAGGTCGTCGCGGTCGAGCCGTCCCACGCGATGCTCGGCGTGCTGCGTGACAAGGTGGCCGGTGTCGTCACGTATCAGGGGGGCGCGGAGAACATCCCCCTGGCTGATGCGTCCGTCGATGCGGTCACCGTGGCGCAGGCGTTCCACTGGTTCGATCGCGACGCGGCGTGTGCCGAGATCGCGCGTGTCCTCCGTGCCGACGGTGTGCTCGGCCTCATCTGGAACAGATCCGACGTCGGGTGCGCATGGGACAGGGCCTGCCATCGACTTCTTCATCCCGCGGTCGGGTCTCAGGACGACACGACGAGTTCGGCCGCCGCTGTGCTGCCGGGGTTCGCGTTCGAGCAGCACAGGGAGATCGCATGGACCGAACGGATCTCCCGAGACGACTACGTGGGGCGGTGGACCACGGTGAGCAGCTACCTCGTCGCACCTCCGGAACGACGCTCCAGGCTGATCGAGGCGATATCGCTGGTGATCGACACCGATCCTGACACGGCCGGGCGCTCGGAGTTCGACCTCCCGCACGTCACCGACGTCTTCGTTTATCGCCGCGCATGAGGATCTGGTCGCTGCATCCGCGGTACCTCGATCGTCAAGGGCTCGTGGCCTGTTGGAGGGAGTCGCTGCTCGCACAGGCGGTGCTGGCGGGACGAACGGTCGGCTACACGCGGCATCCCCAGCTCGAACGATTCCGCTCCGCGGCCGACCCGGTCGCGGCGATCGGCGCCTATCTCACGGCTGTTGCCGATGAAGCGGCCGGGCGTGGCTATCGGTTCGATCGCTCGCGCGTCGATACGGCGGATGTACGGCTCGGCGAGCACCTGACCGTCACGACCGGGCAGCTGCGCATCGAGTGGCTGCATCTGCGCGGCAAGCTCGCCGTGCGCGATCCGGATCGGCTCGCGCTGTGGGACGGGGTCCGCGATCCCGAGCCGCACCCGCTGTTCCGTGTGGAGGCGGGTCCGGCCGCCTCCTGGGAGCGCGCCGGCGCGTGAACCGCGCTCAGTCGACGCCGAGGAACGACCGGTCGGTGAGGACGATAGGCCCGTCCTCGGTCACGGCGACGGTGTGCTCGGAGTGCGCGCCGCGGGAGCCGTCGGCGCTGCGGAGCGTCCACCCGTCGGGGTCGGTGACGAGCTCGTCCGTTGTGGCGAGGAGCCACGGCTCGAGCGCGAACACGAGGCCGGCCCTGAGAGGGAACCCGCGGCCGGCCCGGCCGTCGTTCGGGACGTGCGGGTCGCCGTGCATGATGCGGCCGACTCCGTGCCCGCCGAACTCGGTGTTGATCGAGTAGCCGGCGCCGCGGGAGACCTCGGCGATGGAGGCCGAGATGTCGCCGATGCGGTTGCCGACGACCGCGGCCGCGATCGCCGCGTCGAGCGCGCGTTCCGTCGTCTCGATCAGCCGCAGGTCTTCGTCGCGCGGGGTTCCCACGACGAACGAGACGGCGGAGTCGGCCACCCACCCGTCGACGGACACGGCGAAGTCGAGCGAGACCAGATCACCGTCGCGCAACGTGTAGTCGTGGGGGAGTCCGTGCAGCACCGCGTCGTTGACAGAGGTGCAGATGACCTTGCCGAACGGGCTGGCCCCGAAGGACGGGTGGTAGTCGATGTAGCAGGACTCCGCCCCGGCACGTCGGATCAGGTCGTGCGCGCGCCGGTCGATCGTCAGGAGATTCGTCCCGACCTTGGTCTCGTCGCGCAGCGTGGCGAGGGTCTCGGCGACGAAGCGTCCGGCGGCGCGCATCTCGTCGATCTCGGCGGGCGTGCGCAGTTCGATCATGGGGGTGTCCTCTCGTCCCCTCCATTCTCCCCGATGCAGGCGGCGTCATCGTCTCGCGTGCTCACAGCGAACACGCGAGCGCGCCAGACGCTCGGGTCGTACGATCGGAGCATGTGGGTGCGAAGGGCGTTCTTCCGATGGCTGCTGCCGGCGGCCTTCGTGCTCCCCGCCTGGCTTCTGATCGGCTGGGGTGTCTTCCAGGGCGGATGGGCCATCCTCTGGGTGCTCTTCATCGCCATCCCGTCGGTCTTCCTCGGCCAGCTGCTGCTCACCCTCCTGACGCGCTCGCGCCCGTCCGTGCGGGTCGAACGAGCCGTGTCGTGGTGGGATGTCGCAGGGTTCTCCCTGTGGCACGGGCTCACCATCGCGGTCGGGTGCTTCATCGACGGAGCCTTCGGCTGGTTGCTCACCGGTGCGATCGTCGTGGGCATCGCCCTCATCTGGTTGCAGCTGTGGCAGCTGTGGAACGAGGCGAAGGGCAGCGGGACGAGGATCCGTGAGACCATCACCTGGCGCACCGTGACGCCGGCTGAGGAGCGCGCAGGCGATGAGCGGACGACACCGCATCGCGTGATCGTCGTGAGGGAGACCGACTCGACGGAGTGACCGTCCCGTCGAGCGCGCCGGGTTTTGGTGCGCGCACCCTTCCATGGCAGAATGGGTCCTTGTGCCGTGACCGGCTCTGCCACAGGGGAGCCCGCGGACGCCTCGGCGCCGTACGGTGCACACCCCATTCTTGTTCCTTCCAGCATGCATGCGACCTGTGGCGAATGCAGAGAGAGACGATCATGCAGATCCTCGACGCCGTCGACGCGGCTTCCCTCCGTTCGGACAT
This Microbacterium sp. XT11 DNA region includes the following protein-coding sequences:
- the map gene encoding type I methionyl aminopeptidase: MIELRTPAEIDEMRAAGRFVAETLATLRDETKVGTNLLTIDRRAHDLIRRAGAESCYIDYHPSFGASPFGKVICTSVNDAVLHGLPHDYTLRDGDLVSLDFAVSVDGWVADSAVSFVVGTPRDEDLRLIETTERALDAAIAAAVVGNRIGDISASIAEVSRGAGYSINTEFGGHGVGRIMHGDPHVPNDGRAGRGFPLRAGLVFALEPWLLATTDELVTDPDGWTLRSADGSRGAHSEHTVAVTEDGPIVLTDRSFLGVD
- a CDS encoding MFS transporter permease; this encodes MWVRRAFFRWLLPAAFVLPAWLLIGWGVFQGGWAILWVLFIAIPSVFLGQLLLTLLTRSRPSVRVERAVSWWDVAGFSLWHGLTIAVGCFIDGAFGWLLTGAIVVGIALIWLQLWQLWNEAKGSGTRIRETITWRTVTPAEERAGDERTTPHRVIVVRETDSTE